The Oscillospiraceae bacterium genome has a segment encoding these proteins:
- a CDS encoding tRNA threonylcarbamoyladenosine dehydratase, protein MEQAFSRTELLLGSSALERLAASRVAVFGIGGVGGYVCEALARTGVGHLDLIDSDTVAVSNINRQIIATTKTVGQYKTDAMEARILDINPAAKITKHNCFFLPETAADFPFNQYDYVVDAVDTMSAKLALVTHCHAAGVPIICAMGAGNKLDPTGFQVADLAKTKMDPLARVMRRELKKRGIHHLKVVYSQEPPIPTAGAGQADPDHPGRRSTPGSVAFVPSVMGLILAGEVIKDLIKAEK, encoded by the coding sequence ATGGAACAGGCATTTTCCAGAACAGAATTACTCTTGGGCAGCAGCGCTCTGGAGCGGCTGGCCGCCTCGCGGGTGGCGGTATTCGGCATTGGCGGCGTAGGTGGCTATGTGTGCGAGGCTTTGGCCCGTACCGGCGTGGGGCACCTGGATCTGATCGACAGCGACACAGTGGCCGTGTCCAACATCAACCGCCAGATCATCGCCACCACCAAAACCGTGGGGCAGTACAAGACGGACGCCATGGAGGCTCGAATCTTAGACATCAATCCGGCGGCCAAGATCACCAAGCACAACTGCTTCTTTTTGCCGGAAACGGCGGCGGATTTTCCCTTTAACCAATACGATTATGTGGTGGACGCAGTAGACACCATGAGCGCCAAGCTGGCGCTGGTGACCCATTGCCACGCCGCCGGCGTGCCCATCATCTGCGCCATGGGCGCCGGGAATAAGCTGGACCCCACCGGCTTTCAGGTGGCGGACCTGGCTAAAACGAAAATGGATCCGCTGGCCCGGGTCATGCGCCGGGAGCTGAAAAAGCGGGGTATTCACCACCTAAAGGTGGTTTACTCCCAGGAACCGCCTATTCCCACCGCCGGCGCCGGACAGGCGGATCCGGATCACCCCGGCCGCCGCAGCACGCCCGGCAGTGTGGCCTTTGTGCCCTCCGTGATGGGCCTGATCCTAGCCGGCGAAGTAATCAAGGATCTGATTAAAGCGGAAAAATAA
- a CDS encoding site-specific integrase, producing MPRKRGNGDGTIYKMESKGLWAAQLTIGVDANGRPKRKTVYGKRQADVRAKLDALKSELSTGSVIEPDKITVAQYILSLVETDRALNQIGDNTYLRKLASCKRIAASSIGDCPLQSVRPPQVTQYLIEITSCSNSVIAKDYALLARCFRTALDNDLIRKDPMRGMKKPKSNKATRKVRALTVEEQTRFVQVMNDQERGCRYWEQMMLMLSTGMRMGEINALDVHDVNLTFRTVNVRRTVTKDQTDHAVIGTKTKTYAGQRLLSLTDAPYRILSEYMERWQPNRLDLLFYDFKGHKVLTTSQVNLQFQRILKKYNVLDPSIPGVVSLHSLRHTYATRCIESGMPAKVLQKRLGHANIETTLNTYCDVFSDYEQKYTEAADAYIQQLTPNAPQKSAAQI from the coding sequence ATGCCAAGAAAAAGAGGGAATGGTGACGGAACCATCTATAAGATGGAAAGCAAAGGCCTATGGGCTGCCCAGCTGACTATAGGCGTGGACGCCAACGGCCGGCCCAAGCGCAAAACTGTGTACGGTAAGCGACAGGCAGATGTGCGGGCAAAGCTGGACGCTTTGAAAAGTGAACTTTCCACCGGCTCTGTAATTGAGCCGGACAAGATCACCGTTGCCCAGTATATCTTATCACTTGTCGAGACAGACCGGGCGCTAAACCAGATAGGGGACAATACCTACCTGCGCAAGCTGGCCAGCTGTAAACGGATCGCCGCCAGTTCCATAGGCGACTGCCCGCTGCAATCCGTAAGGCCACCACAGGTAACCCAATACCTAATAGAGATCACCAGCTGTTCCAATTCGGTAATCGCCAAGGACTACGCCCTGCTGGCCCGCTGCTTCCGCACGGCTCTTGATAACGATCTGATCCGCAAGGATCCTATGCGTGGCATGAAAAAGCCAAAGAGCAACAAGGCCACCCGCAAGGTGCGTGCTTTGACCGTAGAGGAGCAGACCAGGTTTGTGCAGGTCATGAACGACCAAGAGCGTGGCTGCCGATACTGGGAGCAGATGATGTTAATGCTCAGCACAGGAATGCGTATGGGCGAGATCAACGCCTTGGATGTGCACGATGTCAATTTGACATTCCGCACCGTGAATGTGCGACGCACGGTGACCAAGGATCAGACGGACCACGCTGTTATAGGCACAAAAACCAAGACCTATGCCGGGCAGCGGCTTTTGAGCCTGACAGACGCCCCATACCGCATTTTATCCGAATATATGGAACGGTGGCAGCCCAACCGCTTGGATCTGCTGTTCTACGACTTCAAGGGTCACAAGGTACTGACCACCAGCCAAGTGAATTTGCAATTTCAGCGTATCTTAAAAAAATACAATGTGCTGGATCCGTCCATACCCGGCGTTGTATCCTTGCACAGCCTGCGGCATACATACGCCACCCGCTGCATTGAGAGCGGAATGCCAGCGAAGGTGTTGCAAAAGCGCCTTGGCCACGCCAATATAGAAACAACGCTGAACACCTACTGTGATGTATTCTCCGACTACGAACAAAAGTACACAGAGGCAGCAGACGCCTATATCCAGCAGCTTACCCCGAATGCTCCACAGAAAAGTGCTGCACAGATATAA
- a CDS encoding DUF4041 domain-containing protein codes for MKKEYKILLYAYPFIIAISILATVGVPLFALADVAFLVLYYYILQKSFSKINIIKNADEYAAFANANADQRVQDAKATAEKMRKETEDSCAQKVQAVERELKQKRKCISQLNIEIRNLKAEIEVAQQEAVAASVAVPVDYDISSAEYKDKFALAQLNEKECVSSNNAVSVHSDAPKSVINANVKQILRCFNSEAAAIIKNVTTRNIDSARSKIIKSFEMLNRIFAPDGVELNRPLLEIKLEQLNCMYGNQVMAEREKEEQRAIREQMLEEEKVRREIEREKAKLDKEERQFKNEIQKLMTYLHKADDIEKQLYVDKIKELEAKLGLLEQDRKNVLDREQNTRAGFVYVISNIGSFGENVYKIGMTRRLEPMDRIKELSSASVPFEFDVHAMIFSEDAPALETALHRQFDDRRINLVNSRKEFFRVSLSEVEKVVKENHNATVTFTAVAKAEEYRQTVRLLESEQV; via the coding sequence ATGAAAAAAGAATATAAAATCCTTTTGTATGCATATCCGTTTATTATTGCGATTTCTATCTTGGCTACAGTAGGAGTACCGCTGTTTGCTTTGGCTGATGTAGCGTTTCTCGTGCTGTACTATTATATTTTGCAGAAGTCATTTTCAAAAATAAATATAATCAAAAATGCCGACGAATACGCGGCGTTTGCGAATGCCAATGCAGATCAGCGCGTGCAAGACGCCAAAGCGACTGCGGAAAAAATGCGAAAAGAAACAGAGGACAGTTGTGCTCAAAAGGTTCAAGCTGTTGAGCGTGAACTGAAGCAAAAACGGAAATGCATTTCTCAGTTGAATATCGAAATCCGCAATCTTAAAGCCGAAATTGAAGTGGCGCAACAAGAAGCGGTTGCTGCCTCTGTCGCCGTCCCTGTTGACTATGATATATCGTCTGCAGAATATAAAGACAAATTTGCTCTTGCACAACTTAATGAAAAAGAATGTGTATCCTCAAACAATGCTGTCTCTGTACATTCCGACGCGCCAAAGTCTGTTATAAATGCAAATGTGAAACAGATCCTGCGTTGCTTTAATTCGGAAGCGGCGGCTATTATCAAGAATGTTACCACGCGGAACATTGACAGTGCGCGTTCAAAAATCATCAAGTCCTTTGAAATGCTCAACAGGATTTTTGCGCCAGACGGAGTGGAACTCAACCGCCCGCTGCTGGAGATTAAGCTGGAGCAGCTCAACTGTATGTACGGCAATCAGGTGATGGCGGAGCGCGAAAAGGAAGAACAACGCGCGATCCGAGAGCAAATGCTTGAAGAAGAAAAAGTGCGCCGTGAAATTGAACGCGAAAAAGCAAAGCTCGATAAGGAAGAACGGCAGTTCAAGAATGAAATTCAGAAACTCATGACTTATCTACATAAAGCGGATGATATTGAAAAGCAGCTTTATGTTGACAAGATAAAAGAACTGGAGGCGAAACTCGGCCTGTTAGAGCAGGACAGAAAAAATGTGCTCGACCGGGAGCAGAATACGCGCGCCGGCTTCGTCTATGTAATATCCAATATCGGCTCTTTTGGAGAGAATGTATATAAAATTGGAATGACACGACGGTTAGAGCCTATGGACCGCATAAAAGAACTCAGCAGCGCTTCCGTACCGTTTGAATTTGATGTTCACGCTATGATTTTCTCAGAGGATGCGCCGGCGTTGGAGACAGCTTTACACCGGCAGTTTGACGATCGGCGTATAAATCTTGTAAACAGCCGAAAAGAATTCTTCCGCGTTTCGCTTTCTGAAGTTGAAAAGGTAGTGAAAGAAAACCATAATGCTACGGTCACTTTTACCGCCGTTGCCAAAGCGGAGGAATACCGTCAGACAGTAAGGCTTCTTGAAAGCGAGCAGGTATAA
- a CDS encoding ImmA/IrrE family metallo-endopeptidase, producing the protein MTTTESLFDLIEQNNIEVYLGSMPAAKSASANIGDDYYIALDEQSLESTAEARCRLAHEAGHCITGSFYNLYAPLDRRSKHERRADKWAVKKLIPKAELEVQLRQGLEPYELAEYFNVTENYIHKAIEFYFECGIS; encoded by the coding sequence ATGACAACAACTGAGTCCCTGTTCGATCTCATCGAGCAAAACAACATAGAGGTGTATCTGGGCAGTATGCCCGCTGCCAAGTCTGCGTCTGCCAATATCGGCGATGATTATTACATAGCACTTGACGAGCAGAGCCTGGAGAGCACCGCAGAGGCCCGCTGTCGCCTTGCCCACGAAGCCGGGCACTGCATAACCGGGTCGTTCTACAACCTATATGCCCCGCTTGACCGGCGCAGTAAGCACGAACGCCGGGCAGATAAGTGGGCGGTAAAAAAGTTGATCCCCAAGGCCGAGTTGGAGGTGCAGCTGCGCCAGGGCCTGGAGCCTTACGAGTTGGCCGAGTATTTCAATGTGACCGAGAACTATATACACAAGGCCATTGAATTCTACTTTGAATGTGGAATATCATAA
- a CDS encoding helix-turn-helix domain-containing protein — protein MFYDRFQHICNEAGISPSRAAIECGFNKGSVSFWKKKYENGEDVEPKLEILKSISEYFGVSIDYLTGKTDIKNPPDQQSPEEIAKVALFGGDGEVTDEMWNEVKGFVEFIKDKRKRENDNN, from the coding sequence GTGTTTTATGACCGCTTTCAACATATATGCAATGAGGCCGGTATCTCGCCTTCACGAGCCGCTATAGAATGTGGCTTTAATAAAGGCAGTGTCTCCTTTTGGAAGAAAAAATATGAGAATGGAGAAGATGTAGAACCCAAACTGGAGATACTTAAGAGCATTAGTGAGTATTTCGGTGTGTCTATTGACTACTTAACTGGAAAAACGGACATAAAAAATCCCCCGGACCAACAAAGTCCGGAGGAGATCGCCAAGGTGGCACTATTTGGTGGTGACGGAGAGGTTACCGACGAGATGTGGAACGAAGTTAAAGGTTTTGTAGAATTTATCAAAGATAAGAGAAAGAGAGAGAATGACAACAACTGA
- a CDS encoding DUF2513 domain-containing protein, with protein sequence MKLNKDCVREVLIYLEEHLGYNDHLDASTIQIDPYTSEEILYTISLLSEARYIKAVSVADLCTTPTYFVESILMPGHDLLDNIRDDNVWRKTKKIASKFASASLNVLSSVATSVLSSMLLNPPTV encoded by the coding sequence ATGAAATTAAACAAAGACTGTGTAAGAGAGGTACTGATCTACCTTGAAGAGCACCTTGGTTACAATGACCACTTAGACGCCTCTACAATTCAAATAGACCCATACACTTCTGAAGAAATCTTGTATACAATCAGCTTGCTGTCAGAGGCCAGATACATAAAGGCCGTCTCGGTTGCAGATCTATGCACCACACCAACATATTTTGTGGAATCCATCCTCATGCCAGGTCACGATCTGCTGGATAACATCCGAGATGACAATGTATGGAGAAAAACAAAGAAAATTGCTTCCAAATTTGCCTCTGCTTCTCTGAATGTTCTCTCATCCGTCGCAACCAGTGTCTTATCATCAATGTTGCTTAATCCACCTACCGTTTGA
- a CDS encoding DUF1064 domain-containing protein → MGTQEHWTAAQYQEYLRQRAKGNNKYHAVKVEVDGTVYASQSESRRAKELHLLERHGLVRNLREQVPYELIPAGVGQYRKERSVVYKADFVYEVCQPDGTWKWVVEDTKGAKTKEYIIKRKLMLYIHGISIKETEK, encoded by the coding sequence ATGGGTACCCAAGAACACTGGACTGCTGCCCAGTACCAGGAGTATCTCCGGCAGCGGGCAAAGGGAAACAACAAATACCACGCCGTAAAGGTAGAGGTGGACGGCACAGTATATGCCAGCCAAAGCGAAAGCAGGCGCGCCAAAGAGCTGCACCTACTGGAGCGGCACGGGCTGGTGCGCAATCTGCGCGAGCAGGTGCCGTATGAGCTTATTCCTGCCGGCGTTGGCCAATACCGTAAAGAGCGCTCAGTGGTGTACAAGGCGGATTTCGTTTATGAAGTATGCCAGCCGGACGGCACCTGGAAATGGGTGGTAGAGGACACCAAGGGTGCCAAAACAAAGGAATACATCATCAAAAGAAAGCTGATGCTGTACATTCACGGCATCAGCATAAAGGAGACGGAAAAATGA